A part of Saccharomonospora amisosensis genomic DNA contains:
- the narH gene encoding nitrate reductase subunit beta, giving the protein MRVMAQMAMVMNLDKCIGCHTCSVTCKQAWTNRSGVEYVWFNNVETRPGQGYPRTYENQQRWLGGWKLNRRGRLALKAGGRLRKLLTIFSNPKLPSIDDYYEPWTYDYDNLTSAPLQEHTPVAKPRSLITGEETTITWSANWDDNLGGAPDIGHQDPLRKDIADKVRFEFEQTFMFYLPRICEHCLNPSCAASCPSGAIYKRTEDGIVLVDQDRCRGWRMCVTGCPYKKVYFNHRTGKAEKCTFCFPRIEVGLPTVCAETCVGRLRYIGLVLYDADRVTEAAATPDEQRLYQAQRDILLDPNDPAVIAQAERDGIPFDWVEAAQRSPVYSLINTYEVALPLHPEYRTMPMVWYIPPLSPVVDVVRDTGHDAEDPDNLFAAIEALRIPVEYLAQLFTAGDVEPVNAVLRRLAAMRSYMRDINLGREPREEIASAVGMTGEQVYDMYRLLALAKYDERYVIPPAHAEQAHGLEELATECSLDYEGGPGMGGSGPFGESSGGPSPIAVENFRMLRDRQTVDTPATPVDKGSRVNLLNWDGKGRPEGLFPPQERERPGGGDPAGETEPKP; this is encoded by the coding sequence ATGCGCGTGATGGCACAGATGGCGATGGTGATGAACCTCGACAAGTGCATCGGCTGCCACACCTGCTCGGTGACGTGCAAGCAGGCGTGGACCAACCGCTCCGGTGTGGAGTACGTCTGGTTCAACAACGTGGAGACCCGGCCGGGGCAAGGCTACCCACGCACCTACGAGAACCAGCAACGCTGGCTCGGCGGGTGGAAGCTCAACCGCAGGGGCAGGCTGGCGCTGAAGGCGGGCGGGCGGCTGCGCAAGCTACTCACCATCTTCAGCAACCCGAAACTGCCCAGCATCGACGACTACTACGAGCCCTGGACCTACGACTACGACAACCTCACCAGCGCGCCGCTGCAGGAACACACCCCCGTGGCCAAGCCGAGGTCGCTCATCACCGGTGAGGAGACCACCATCACCTGGTCGGCCAACTGGGACGACAACCTGGGTGGCGCGCCCGACATCGGTCACCAGGACCCGTTGCGCAAGGACATCGCCGACAAGGTCCGCTTCGAGTTCGAGCAGACCTTCATGTTCTACCTGCCACGGATCTGCGAGCACTGCCTCAATCCCTCGTGCGCGGCGTCGTGCCCTTCCGGGGCGATCTACAAGCGCACCGAGGACGGCATCGTGCTGGTGGACCAGGACCGCTGCCGGGGCTGGCGGATGTGCGTGACGGGCTGCCCCTACAAGAAGGTGTACTTCAACCACCGCACCGGCAAGGCCGAGAAGTGCACGTTCTGCTTTCCCAGGATCGAGGTGGGGCTGCCGACGGTGTGCGCGGAGACGTGTGTGGGGCGGCTGCGCTACATCGGTCTTGTGCTCTACGACGCCGACCGCGTCACCGAGGCCGCGGCCACACCCGACGAGCAGCGGCTTTACCAGGCGCAGCGCGACATCCTGCTCGACCCGAACGATCCGGCGGTGATCGCGCAGGCCGAGCGTGACGGCATCCCCTTCGACTGGGTGGAGGCCGCGCAGCGCTCCCCCGTCTACAGCCTCATCAACACCTACGAGGTGGCGCTGCCGCTGCATCCGGAGTACCGCACCATGCCGATGGTCTGGTACATCCCGCCGCTTTCGCCCGTCGTGGATGTCGTGCGCGACACCGGACACGACGCCGAGGACCCCGACAACCTGTTCGCGGCGATCGAGGCGCTGCGCATTCCCGTGGAGTACCTGGCGCAGCTGTTCACCGCGGGAGACGTCGAGCCGGTCAACGCGGTGCTGCGTCGCCTCGCGGCCATGCGTTCCTACATGCGCGACATCAACCTCGGCCGCGAACCCAGGGAGGAAATCGCCTCGGCCGTCGGGATGACGGGCGAGCAGGTCTACGACATGTACCGGCTGCTCGCACTGGCGAAGTACGACGAGCGCTACGTCATCCCGCCCGCGCACGCGGAGCAGGCGCACGGCCTCGAGGAGCTGGCCACCGAGTGCAGCCTCGACTACGAAGGTGGTCCCGGTATGGGTGGCTCCGGGCCGTTCGGGGAGTCCTCCGGCGGGCCGTCCCCGATCGCGGTGGAGAACTTCCGGATGCTGCGCGACCGGCAGACCGTCGACACCCCGGCGACGCCTGTCGACAAGGGCAGCAGGGTCAACCTGCTCAACTGGGACGGGAAGGGGCGCCCGGAGGGGCTGTTCCCGCCGCAGGAACGAGAACGGCCAGGCGGCGGCGACCCGGCAGGCGAGACGGAGCCCAAGCCATGA
- the narJ gene encoding nitrate reductase molybdenum cofactor assembly chaperone, with protein MRIGRRQDTRQGEAPRITDRERAAAWQAQSLLLNYPDERLLEHRGLLRAAATALPDALGGPLAGFLDHVDTTPLTELAADYVATFDHRKRFSPYLTYFAYGDTRKRGMALLRFTHAYRAAGQRLDDGELPDHLAVVLEFAATVDARTGQRLLTEHRAGVELIRRGLHEAGSPWAGVLDSVRATLPPLGRREHEAVARLVAQGPPEEEVGLEPYATATDQGVDQ; from the coding sequence ATGAGAATCGGTCGACGCCAGGACACGCGCCAGGGCGAAGCACCGCGCATCACCGATCGCGAGCGGGCGGCGGCGTGGCAGGCGCAGTCGCTGCTGCTGAACTACCCCGACGAGCGACTGCTGGAGCATCGCGGGCTGCTGCGCGCGGCGGCAACGGCGCTGCCCGACGCGCTCGGCGGGCCGCTGGCCGGCTTCCTCGACCATGTCGACACCACGCCGCTCACCGAGTTGGCCGCCGACTACGTGGCCACCTTCGACCACAGGAAGCGGTTCAGCCCCTACCTCACCTACTTCGCCTACGGCGACACCCGCAAGCGGGGCATGGCGCTGTTGCGATTCACGCACGCATACCGTGCCGCGGGACAGCGGCTCGACGACGGCGAACTACCCGACCACCTCGCCGTGGTGCTGGAGTTCGCCGCGACCGTCGACGCCCGTACCGGGCAACGGCTGCTCACCGAGCACCGTGCCGGGGTGGAGCTGATCCGTCGCGGACTGCACGAGGCAGGCTCGCCGTGGGCGGGCGTGCTGGACTCCGTTCGCGCGACGCTGCCACCGCTGGGCAGGCGCGAGCACGAGGCGGTGGCCAGGCTCGTCGCGCAGGGACCGCCGGAGGAGGAAGTCGGCCTCGAACCCTACGCGACGGCTACCGATCAGGGAGTGGACCAGTGA
- the narI gene encoding respiratory nitrate reductase subunit gamma: MNLSGLDILLWAVVPYVAIAVFVVGHIWRYRYDKFGWTTRSSQLYENRLLRLGSPLFHFGILIVAVGHVAGLLIPKSWTHAVGISESAYHFLAVALGVVAGFCTLTGAAILVYRRRTVGPVFSATTRNDKIMYVLLVGTIVLGLGTTVLGNLTADPHDYRETVSPWFRSIFYFQPQPELMLQATLGFQLHALAAWALFAFWPFSRLVHVFSMPLGYLTRPYIVYRSRESRLGTRTPRRGWERVP, translated from the coding sequence GTGAATCTATCCGGGCTCGACATCCTGCTGTGGGCGGTTGTGCCCTATGTGGCCATCGCGGTGTTCGTGGTCGGCCACATCTGGCGCTACCGCTACGACAAGTTCGGCTGGACGACGCGGTCGTCGCAGCTGTACGAGAACCGGTTGCTGCGACTGGGCAGTCCGCTGTTCCACTTCGGCATCCTCATCGTCGCGGTGGGACACGTGGCGGGTCTGCTGATCCCCAAGTCGTGGACACACGCCGTGGGCATCAGCGAGTCCGCCTACCACTTCCTCGCGGTCGCGCTCGGGGTGGTCGCCGGGTTCTGCACGCTCACCGGGGCCGCGATCCTGGTCTACCGTCGCCGCACCGTCGGGCCGGTGTTCTCCGCGACCACCCGCAACGACAAGATCATGTACGTGCTGCTGGTGGGTACGATCGTGCTGGGGCTCGGCACCACCGTTCTCGGCAACCTCACCGCGGACCCGCATGACTACCGCGAGACTGTCTCGCCGTGGTTCCGGTCCATCTTCTACTTCCAGCCACAGCCGGAACTGATGCTGCAAGCCACGCTCGGATTCCAGCTGCACGCGCTGGCCGCGTGGGCGCTGTTCGCGTTCTGGCCGTTCAGCAGGCTGGTGCACGTGTTCTCGATGCCGCTGGGCTACCTGACCCGGCCCTACATCGTCTACCGCAGCCGAGAGTCGCGGCTGGGCACCCGCACTCCCCGGCGGGGGTGGGAGCGCGTGCCGTAG
- a CDS encoding TetR/AcrR family transcriptional regulator — MLNTSTGQSARDRLLTVAERLFLESGYDKVSVRAINTAAGMNPAAVHYHFGSKDALVAALLESRMAPVWQDRLSDLLDRRNQGWTPAVGELVDVVLTPLADLTSDPIGRLHVQLLARFVLGRSEMEWTSRWFSLQPWVALLRAARPDLSGKEAARRWILAFDLILQSFGAPLTTAGTSGTAHVRTVRAFVTAGLDAP; from the coding sequence ATGCTGAACACCTCAACGGGGCAGTCGGCGCGCGATCGCCTGCTGACCGTGGCAGAGCGGCTGTTCCTTGAGTCCGGGTACGACAAGGTGTCCGTGCGGGCCATCAACACGGCGGCCGGGATGAACCCGGCCGCCGTCCACTACCACTTCGGCTCCAAGGACGCGCTGGTCGCGGCGCTGCTGGAGAGCCGGATGGCGCCGGTGTGGCAGGACCGGCTCAGTGACCTGCTCGACCGCCGCAACCAGGGCTGGACACCGGCGGTCGGCGAGTTGGTAGACGTCGTGCTCACCCCGCTCGCCGACCTGACCTCCGACCCGATCGGCAGGCTGCACGTACAGTTGCTCGCGCGGTTCGTGCTTGGCCGCAGCGAGATGGAATGGACCTCGCGCTGGTTCAGCCTGCAGCCGTGGGTGGCGCTGCTTCGCGCCGCGAGGCCCGACCTGTCCGGCAAGGAAGCCGCGCGCCGCTGGATTCTGGCGTTCGACCTGATCCTGCAGTCCTTCGGAGCTCCGCTGACCACCGCGGGGACCTCGGGTACCGCCCACGTGCGCACGGTGCGTGCCTTCGTCACCGCCGGATTGGACGCACCGTGA
- a CDS encoding NADH:flavin oxidoreductase, which yields MTAPDVFSPGQLGPVRLRNRIIKSATFEGATPRGVVTDELVDFHVRHAEGGVGMTTVAYCAVAPEGRTDRHQILMTADAVPSLRGLTDAVHATGAAISAQLGHAGPVANAVSNRLPALAPWRRLSPLSLRLTRTASKTDIERIVRAHAEAAVRAAEAGFDAVELHFGHNYLISSFLSPKLNRRDDEFGGALRNRARPALEVARAVRAAVGDRIAVTAKLNMDDGVPGGFWLDESIEVARWLEGDGSLDALVLTAGSSLLNPMYLFTGEVPLRDFAAQFPTPQRLGIRLAGRAFLRQYPYREAYLLDRARQFRRNLRMPLILLGGITEKSTMDTAMAEGFSFVAMARALLREPNLPRLIEADSRTKSACIHCNKCMPTIYDGTRCVLVPR from the coding sequence GTGACCGCCCCCGACGTTTTCTCGCCCGGACAGCTCGGCCCGGTGCGGCTGCGCAACCGCATCATCAAGTCCGCCACGTTCGAAGGTGCCACTCCACGCGGTGTGGTCACCGACGAACTGGTCGACTTCCACGTCCGCCACGCCGAGGGCGGGGTCGGCATGACGACGGTCGCCTACTGCGCCGTCGCGCCCGAGGGCCGCACCGACCGCCACCAGATCCTCATGACCGCCGACGCCGTCCCGAGCCTGCGCGGGCTCACCGATGCCGTTCACGCCACCGGCGCGGCGATCAGCGCCCAGCTCGGCCACGCCGGCCCGGTGGCCAACGCGGTGTCCAACCGGCTGCCCGCGCTCGCCCCGTGGCGAAGGCTGAGCCCGCTGAGCCTGCGGCTCACCAGAACCGCGAGCAAGACCGACATAGAACGGATCGTGCGAGCCCACGCCGAAGCCGCCGTGCGGGCCGCCGAGGCCGGATTCGACGCCGTGGAACTCCACTTCGGACACAACTACCTCATCAGCTCGTTCCTCAGCCCGAAACTGAACCGGCGCGACGACGAGTTCGGGGGCGCGCTGCGTAACAGGGCACGGCCCGCTCTCGAGGTCGCGCGCGCGGTACGAGCCGCGGTGGGCGACCGGATCGCCGTCACCGCCAAGCTCAACATGGACGACGGCGTGCCGGGTGGGTTCTGGCTGGACGAGAGCATCGAGGTCGCGCGGTGGCTGGAAGGCGACGGCAGCCTGGACGCGCTCGTGCTAACGGCGGGAAGCTCGCTGCTCAACCCGATGTACCTGTTCACGGGCGAGGTGCCGCTGCGCGACTTCGCCGCGCAGTTCCCCACGCCGCAGCGGTTGGGTATCCGGCTGGCGGGCAGGGCGTTCCTACGGCAATACCCTTATCGGGAGGCATATCTGCTCGACAGGGCGCGGCAGTTCCGCAGGAACCTGCGGATGCCGCTGATCCTGCTCGGCGGTATCACAGAAAAGTCCACGATGGACACCGCGATGGCGGAGGGCTTCTCGTTCGTCGCGATGGCTCGCGCGCTGCTGCGGGAACCGAACCTGCCCCGGCTGATAGAGGCCGATTCTCGTACGAAATCGGCGTGCATTCACTGCAACAAATGCATGCCCACTATTTACGACGGCACCCGCTGCGTACTGGTGCCACGCTGA
- a CDS encoding SDR family oxidoreductase, giving the protein MSLTVVTGSASGIGAATRAALLEEGKEVVGVDLRDADITADLSTREGRRGAVDAVLQRCGGTLDGLVLCAGLGPHVDDAERIVAVNYFGTIAMLDGLFPALRKGDDAAAVVVSSVSSTHITWDDNPLASVIESGDEAGVGPALEVGGEYKGQFAYAGSKNALTVAVRRRVAEWGAAGVRLNTVAPGSVETPLLSQGMADARYGQAIREFVAPIPRHAKPEEVATLISYLLSPKAGFVHGSQLVIDGGVDALLRPTRF; this is encoded by the coding sequence GTGTCCCTGACCGTCGTCACCGGTTCGGCCTCGGGTATCGGAGCGGCCACGCGTGCGGCATTGCTGGAGGAAGGCAAGGAGGTCGTCGGTGTCGATCTGCGCGACGCCGACATCACGGCGGACCTGAGCACGCGGGAGGGCAGGCGCGGCGCGGTCGACGCCGTACTGCAGCGGTGCGGGGGCACGCTCGACGGCCTCGTGCTGTGCGCGGGACTCGGGCCGCACGTGGATGACGCCGAACGTATCGTGGCCGTCAACTACTTCGGCACCATCGCCATGCTGGACGGGCTGTTCCCCGCGCTGCGCAAGGGTGATGACGCCGCCGCCGTGGTGGTGTCGTCGGTCTCCTCCACGCACATCACCTGGGACGACAACCCGCTGGCCTCGGTCATCGAGTCCGGCGACGAGGCGGGTGTCGGACCCGCTCTCGAGGTCGGCGGGGAGTACAAGGGCCAGTTCGCCTACGCCGGGTCGAAGAACGCGCTCACCGTCGCGGTGCGCAGGCGCGTCGCCGAGTGGGGCGCGGCGGGCGTGCGACTCAACACTGTCGCCCCCGGGTCGGTGGAGACCCCGCTGCTGTCGCAGGGCATGGCCGACGCTCGCTACGGCCAGGCCATCCGGGAATTCGTCGCGCCCATTCCCAGGCACGCCAAGCCCGAGGAGGTGGCCACCCTGATCAGCTACCTGCTGAGCCCGAAGGCCGGGTTCGTCCACGGTTCGCAACTGGTGATCGACGGCGGGGTCGACGCGCTGCTGCGGCCGACCCGGTTCTGA
- a CDS encoding YceI family protein, whose amino-acid sequence MPGRSTGSFTTSHLFGLGKVRGSFRIEDGLIRVTDPVGGSSARATIAAASVDTGNSARDSMLRSPTYLDTAAHPHITFASTRVEEIEGTWLLHGRLTVRARSGSVELWGGPGRDGRDLGPVDRELPDRPVRVRVYRDEGNDGQVADHAAGPRRGT is encoded by the coding sequence GTGCCCGGCCGATCCACCGGCTCGTTCACCACCAGCCACCTGTTCGGGCTGGGCAAGGTACGCGGCAGCTTCCGCATCGAGGACGGCCTGATTCGCGTCACGGACCCGGTGGGTGGTTCGTCGGCTCGCGCGACGATCGCCGCGGCGAGTGTGGACACGGGCAACTCGGCACGGGACTCGATGCTGCGCTCGCCGACCTACCTGGACACGGCGGCACACCCACACATCACCTTCGCCTCGACCCGGGTGGAGGAGATCGAAGGGACGTGGCTGTTGCACGGGAGGCTGACCGTGCGAGCCCGAAGCGGTTCCGTCGAGTTGTGGGGTGGACCGGGCCGAGACGGACGAGACCTCGGTCCGGTTGACCGCGAGCTGCCGGATCGACCGGTACGCGTTCGGGTTTACCGCGATGAAGGCAATGACGGGCAGGTGGCGGACCATGCTGCTGGACCTCGCCGCGGAACGTGA
- a CDS encoding MBL fold metallo-hydrolase, with product MEIIEVAARLYLLRFDIGQAYLWRDDDGLTLIDAGPPGHGSPIRRAVTELAPRGATVDRIVLTHFHGDHAGSLAEIRQWCAAPVLAHRLDAPYVRGERPAPAPVLQDWERPLFERVGGHLTGPPAEVDRELRGGEVLDFGGGARVLSVPGHTEGSIALHLPSHGTLFTGDTIAEHGGEVMLGVFNLNREHTVESMRKLARLDSTVACFGHGEPVTAAASSVLRAASAKLG from the coding sequence ATGGAGATCATCGAGGTCGCGGCTCGGCTGTACCTGCTGCGGTTCGACATCGGCCAGGCGTACCTGTGGCGCGACGACGACGGCCTGACACTGATCGATGCCGGTCCGCCTGGTCACGGCTCGCCGATTCGGCGGGCCGTGACCGAACTGGCGCCACGCGGTGCGACCGTTGACCGGATCGTGCTCACGCACTTCCACGGCGACCACGCCGGTTCGCTCGCCGAGATCCGGCAGTGGTGCGCCGCGCCGGTCCTCGCGCACCGGCTGGACGCACCCTACGTGCGCGGGGAGCGCCCCGCGCCTGCCCCGGTGCTGCAGGACTGGGAACGGCCGCTGTTCGAGCGGGTCGGTGGCCACCTCACCGGCCCGCCCGCCGAAGTGGATCGCGAACTGCGGGGTGGTGAGGTCCTCGACTTCGGTGGCGGCGCGCGGGTGCTGTCGGTTCCCGGCCACACCGAGGGAAGCATCGCGCTGCACCTGCCTTCGCACGGGACGCTCTTCACCGGCGACACGATCGCCGAGCACGGGGGAGAGGTCATGCTGGGAGTGTTCAACCTCAATCGGGAGCACACCGTCGAATCGATGCGCAAGCTCGCGCGGCTCGATTCGACCGTCGCCTGCTTCGGACACGGCGAGCCGGTCACCGCCGCCGCGTCCTCGGTACTGCGTGCGGCGTCGGCGAAGCTTGGCTGA
- a CDS encoding putative quinol monooxygenase — protein MIFIVVKFTVRGEYADSFLDRIEEFTLATRAEPGNLFFEWSRAVADPNEFVLLEAFASADAGKEHVESAHFKAAMAWLPNVVARTPRIVNVEVPGDGWARMAEVTPA, from the coding sequence GTGATCTTCATCGTCGTCAAGTTCACCGTCCGAGGCGAGTACGCCGACAGTTTCCTGGACCGGATCGAGGAGTTCACCCTGGCCACGCGCGCGGAGCCGGGCAACCTGTTCTTCGAGTGGTCGCGTGCTGTGGCCGACCCCAACGAGTTCGTGCTGCTCGAGGCGTTCGCCTCGGCCGATGCGGGCAAGGAACACGTCGAGTCCGCCCATTTCAAGGCCGCGATGGCATGGCTGCCGAACGTGGTCGCGCGGACCCCTCGGATCGTGAACGTCGAGGTACCCGGTGACGGATGGGCTCGGATGGCTGAGGTGACCCCGGCCTGA
- the groL gene encoding chaperonin GroEL (60 kDa chaperone family; promotes refolding of misfolded polypeptides especially under stressful conditions; forms two stacked rings of heptamers to form a barrel-shaped 14mer; ends can be capped by GroES; misfolded proteins enter the barrel where they are refolded when GroES binds), with the protein MAKELRFGPTARDLLLSGVDKLAESVKSTLGPKGRNVILEQITGSPVVTNDGVTIAREIHLKDQFENMGAQLVKEAAIKTNDVVGDGTTTATVLAHGIIREGMAAIAKGGNPVLIRRGIDLAVNRLVEHLRSVAHPVQTEQDFARVAAISANDDDAVGSVIAKALHTVGDSGVVTVDESPEPGMSVQFVEGFEIDNGYLSPYMVTDPGSLEAVLDDPYILLCSEKITKVQQLMPLLDKIMKAPRPLLIIAENLEGTALSMLVHNHVNGVFQCVAVRAPGFGDRRLHKLEDIAALTGGSVYSRHSGLTLETMGTEHLGRARQVRVTAERTNIIGGATADQVDFRLAQLRAELERATFGADEDVLTERIGALSGRVALIRVGAHTPSELKELQHRVEDALSATRAAMAEGIVAGGGAALLHAAPALDDLDVDDDYATGVDIVRRTLSDPVYLIAANAGYDADEVTAHVARQGADDGFDALRGRYGDMVALGIIDPLRVVRSALQNGASVAGLLLTTNTLVAEEQTPWGGSPALMTEFGPLDEGLRQPSPDASTPQSLGLGPSVG; encoded by the coding sequence ATGGCGAAGGAACTGCGGTTCGGCCCCACGGCGCGCGACCTGCTGCTGTCGGGTGTCGACAAGCTGGCCGAGTCGGTCAAGTCGACCCTGGGGCCCAAGGGACGCAACGTCATCCTCGAGCAGATCACCGGCTCGCCCGTCGTCACCAACGACGGCGTGACGATCGCACGGGAGATCCACCTCAAGGACCAGTTCGAGAACATGGGTGCCCAGCTGGTCAAGGAAGCCGCGATCAAGACCAATGACGTCGTCGGCGACGGCACCACCACCGCGACCGTGCTCGCGCACGGGATCATCAGGGAGGGCATGGCCGCCATCGCGAAGGGCGGCAACCCCGTTCTGATCCGGCGCGGCATCGATCTCGCCGTGAACCGGCTCGTGGAGCACCTGCGGTCGGTCGCGCACCCGGTGCAGACCGAGCAGGACTTCGCCCGGGTGGCGGCGATCTCGGCCAACGACGACGACGCCGTGGGTTCCGTCATCGCCAAGGCACTGCACACCGTCGGCGATTCCGGCGTGGTCACGGTGGACGAGTCCCCGGAGCCGGGGATGAGCGTGCAGTTCGTGGAGGGTTTCGAGATCGACAACGGCTACCTCTCGCCCTACATGGTCACCGATCCAGGCAGCCTTGAGGCCGTCCTCGACGACCCCTACATACTGCTGTGCAGCGAGAAGATCACGAAGGTCCAGCAGTTGATGCCACTGCTCGACAAGATCATGAAGGCACCCCGGCCGCTGCTGATCATCGCGGAGAACCTCGAGGGCACCGCGCTGAGCATGCTGGTGCACAACCACGTGAACGGGGTGTTCCAGTGCGTCGCCGTGCGTGCGCCCGGGTTCGGTGATCGAAGGCTGCACAAGCTGGAGGACATCGCCGCGCTCACCGGTGGCTCCGTCTACAGCAGGCACTCGGGGCTGACACTGGAGACGATGGGGACCGAGCACCTCGGCCGCGCAAGGCAGGTGCGGGTCACCGCCGAGCGCACCAACATCATCGGGGGTGCCACCGCCGACCAGGTGGACTTCCGGCTGGCCCAGCTGCGGGCTGAGCTGGAACGCGCGACGTTCGGCGCCGACGAGGACGTGCTCACCGAGCGGATCGGCGCGCTGTCAGGCAGGGTCGCGTTGATCAGGGTGGGGGCGCACACCCCCTCGGAGCTGAAGGAGCTGCAACACCGGGTCGAGGACGCGCTGTCGGCCACCAGGGCGGCAATGGCCGAAGGAATCGTCGCGGGCGGTGGCGCGGCGTTGCTGCACGCCGCCCCCGCACTGGACGACCTCGACGTCGACGACGACTACGCCACCGGCGTGGACATCGTCCGGCGCACCCTCAGCGACCCGGTGTATCTCATCGCCGCCAACGCGGGCTACGACGCCGACGAGGTGACCGCGCACGTGGCACGGCAGGGCGCCGACGACGGGTTCGACGCGTTGCGGGGCCGCTACGGCGACATGGTGGCGCTTGGCATCATCGACCCGCTGCGGGTGGTGCGGTCGGCGTTGCAGAACGGTGCCTCGGTGGCCGGGTTGCTGCTGACAACCAACACCCTCGTGGCCGAGGAACAGACACCGTGGGGCGGCAGCCCGGCGCTGATGACGGAATTCGGCCCGCTCGACGAAGGGCTGCGACAGCCGTCCCCGGACGCGAGCACCCCGCAGTCGCTGGGGCTCGGGCCGTCCGTCGGCTGA
- a CDS encoding NAD(P)-dependent alcohol dehydrogenase, producing MKAVRLHSYHSSPVVEDVPEPRAKQPFDVVVRIGGAGVCRTDLHIIEQQWEDKSGVTLPYTLGHENAGWVHEIGSAVTNVAVGDPVILHPTPTCGLCRACRAGDDMHCSANSFPGIDSDGGMAEFLLTSARACVKLESGTRPEDVAALADAGITAYHAVRKAVPSLYPGTTCVVNGAGGLGHIGIQSLAALTATRIVVVDRNAEALALAAELGAHQTVLADGKHVDAVLELTDGNGAEVVLDFVAEQGAQQDAFAMTRRGGSHFVIGYGGNIDIPTIDIISTERNVVGNLVGTYNDLAELMVLAQQGKVRLHTQKYPLDAAIDALSDLDAGRVRGRAILVPDTAH from the coding sequence ATGAAGGCGGTACGACTGCACAGCTACCACAGCAGCCCGGTGGTGGAGGACGTCCCCGAGCCAAGGGCCAAGCAGCCGTTCGACGTGGTGGTCAGGATCGGCGGCGCGGGCGTGTGCCGTACCGACCTGCACATCATCGAGCAGCAGTGGGAGGACAAGTCCGGCGTCACCCTGCCGTACACGCTGGGCCACGAGAACGCCGGGTGGGTGCACGAGATCGGCTCCGCGGTGACCAACGTCGCCGTCGGCGACCCGGTGATCCTGCACCCGACGCCCACCTGCGGGCTGTGCCGAGCCTGCCGCGCCGGCGACGACATGCACTGCTCGGCGAACTCGTTCCCCGGCATCGACAGCGACGGCGGCATGGCGGAGTTCCTGCTCACCTCCGCCCGGGCCTGCGTGAAGCTGGAAAGCGGCACCCGCCCGGAGGACGTGGCCGCGCTCGCCGACGCGGGTATCACCGCCTACCACGCGGTGCGCAAGGCCGTACCGTCGCTGTACCCGGGCACCACCTGCGTGGTCAACGGCGCGGGCGGGCTCGGCCACATCGGCATCCAGTCGCTGGCCGCGCTGACGGCCACCAGGATCGTCGTGGTCGACCGCAATGCCGAAGCGCTCGCGCTGGCAGCCGAACTCGGGGCGCACCAAACCGTGCTCGCCGACGGCAAGCACGTGGACGCGGTACTGGAGTTGACCGACGGCAACGGTGCGGAGGTGGTGCTCGACTTCGTCGCCGAGCAGGGCGCACAGCAGGACGCCTTCGCCATGACCAGGCGCGGTGGCTCGCACTTCGTCATCGGGTACGGCGGCAACATCGACATCCCCACGATCGACATCATCTCCACAGAGCGCAACGTGGTCGGCAACCTCGTGGGGACCTACAACGACCTCGCTGAGCTGATGGTGCTGGCACAACAGGGCAAGGTGCGGCTGCACACGCAGAAGTACCCGCTGGACGCCGCGATCGACGCACTGTCCGATCTGGACGCTGGTCGGGTACGTGGCCGCGCCATCCTCGTGCCGGACACGGCACACTGA